aataaatatttctgGTGTTCGAAAACTTGGGTGCACTTCGTAGGATTTCAACGGTTTTCGTTAACATGCTTATTGTTTGCTTGAGAATAGAGTGCTTAGAGTATTTTTTTCGAGGCAGCGATGATGACGAGAACAGAAGATTCCTCAGATGAATGGGAAAGTGAGATTATGGTGGTGGAAATTAATGGCGTCCTAGATGCAAGGACGATACGTCAGGCTGTTGCCACCAAGCAAATCACATTACGCAGGCCTGAAACAGACAATCCACTTCTACAGGTGAAAGATTTCCACTAATAAATGATTATAACTCAATTGGGTCACGAAAATTGCATGAATTCTTCCCTTTATATAAAATGCCAAAAGACATCGCTTTTTTAATTATCGCATATTGAAAGTCACGTCCACTTCTCTTCTAGCGTTCGAGGATCTCGGAAGTGGCGATCCTCCCTTGCGACGAACTCCAACATGACATCAGTAGATCACCGTATTATTATCGAATCCGAAAATCTAAAGAACTTTCCGCCAGACTTCACCAATACTTTGAAGTTGGAATGAGTATTGGAGGGAACGCGATGATCGACAACCTAACCGTCTACGTTTCTCCGACTTCGTCGATGACATTTTGTTATGTTCATTACCTAGAATCAGCCAGGCGGAACGAATTCTTGACGATTTCAACG
The Necator americanus strain Aroian chromosome I, whole genome shotgun sequence genome window above contains:
- a CDS encoding hypothetical protein (NECATOR_CHRI.G3048.T1); its protein translation is MMTRTEDSSDEWESEIMVVEINGVLDARTIRQAVATKQITLRRPETDNPLLQVLAASDKMLKTEKALMTAVAASAVQMNTDHMEKDRPPQRQCKK
- a CDS encoding hypothetical protein (NECATOR_CHRI.G3048.T2), whose product is MMTRTEDSSDEWESEIMVVEINGVLDARTIRQAVATKQITLRRPETDNPLLQVGNSLFTGKWLRTVGTDLILQADGGQNLKYWQPVTKCSRLRKR